The Vitis vinifera cultivar Pinot Noir 40024 chromosome 12, ASM3070453v1 genome has a segment encoding these proteins:
- the LOC100256858 gene encoding probable protein S-acyltransferase 6, whose protein sequence is MASMNPELEATGEDSKAREPKPEFESSNTFTKCGLEKKCAAPETKVPGKCRKILVWIREKLFLIKKVVEDKWVQLQHSCGPDSERTKIYQIWPGKNVFFFGGRLICGPDPRGLLLTTSSIILSSWIFAVYIGDDLPNHSTLIITFSLILTLVVLGNMILVSTMDPGIIPRNEQACVEEVDTTKKCVKVNGVELKLKYCRICKIFRPPRSCHCAVCDNCVEKFDHHCPWIGQCVGLRNYRFYLMFMASALCFCIYLFAFSCRRMHQKLQDSGIGLLGVLRNCPETLALASFLFASIGFLGGLLSFHVYLIAINQTAYENFRQRYSGTRINPFDKGLLGNIKEVLFPPFQSSRVDFRAEVV, encoded by the exons ATGGCTTCAATGAATCCAGAACTGGAAGCAACTGGGGAAGATTCGAAAGCCAGAGAACCCAAACCCGAATTTGAGTCTTCAAACACCTTCACAAAATGTGGCTTGGAGAAGAAATGTGCAGCACCTGAAACAAAAGTGCCAGGAAAGTGCAGGAAAATTCTTGTTTGGATAAGGGAGAAActatttctgataaaaaaagTTGTAGAGGATAAATGGGTACAACTACAGCACAGTTGCGGCCCCGATTCAGAAAGAACAAAGATTTACCAAATTTGGCCAGGGAAAAAT GTATTTTTCTTCGGAGGGCGACTCATCTGTGGCCCAGATCCAAGAGGATTGCTCTTGACAACCAGTTCAATCATTCTTTCAAGTTGGATTTTCGCCGTCTACATTGGAGATGATTTGCCAAATCACTCCACTCTCATAATCACTTTCTCCCTGATTCTAACTTTAGTA GTTCTGGGAAACATGATCTTGGTCAGCACAATGGATCCAGGAATCATTCCCAGGAATGAGCAGGCTTGTGTGGAAGAAGTGGATACCACAAAGAAGTGCGTGAAGGTTAATGGGGTGGAGCTCAAACTCAAATACTGTCGAATTTGCAAGATTTTTAGGCCACCAAGGAGCTGTCACTGTGCTGTTTGCGACAACTGTGTCGAGAAATTCGATCATCACTGCCCATGGATCGGCCAGTGTGTTGGCCTG CGAAACTATCGATTCTACCTCATGTTCATGGCTTCAGCCTTGTGTTTTTGCATCTACCTATTCGCCTTTTCTTGCCGGAGAATGCACCAAAAACTACAAGACAGTGGCATTGGGCTGCTGGGAGTGCTTAGAAACTGCCCTGAAACGCTGGCCTTGGCGTCGTTTCTCTTCGCAAGCATCGGGTTTTTGGGTGGCCTTCTCAGCTTTCACGTCTATCTCATCGCCATCAATCAG ACAGCGTATGAGAATTTCAGGCAGCGATACTCGGGCACCAGAATTAATCCATTCGATAAAGGATTATTAGGTAATATTAAAGAAGTTTTGTTTCCACCATTTCAATCTTCTCGAGTAGATTTTCGAGCTGAAGTGGTTTGA
- the LOC100261955 gene encoding protein RRP6-like 3 isoform X1, producing MESKEKIKIVVAIASFAVLSIFFTAQYRKRRYRKCTQSSCYLHTEPKPQYSFKLVLADNSYSAFKHLKLGESNSETSLHSHPYEAEISALLENAEIEFSFGTESMDLKISDSYVWVETELQLKELADVLSKQRVFAVDTEQHSLRSFLGFTALIQISTQNEDYLVDTIALHDTLDVLQPVFANPSICKVFHGADNDVLWLQRDFHIYVVNLFDTAKACEVLSKPQKSLAYLLETYCGVATNKLLQREDWRQRPLSVEMLEYAQTDAHYLLYIANCLIAELRQHDSENSCCPDDKLRFVLEASRRSNTVCLQLYIKEIEISPGESAASSIISRHLNGQGGISSKACDLQFQDLVRRLCTWRDLMARVHDESLRYVLSDQAIIALADKVPTTQKEICTLISQADLNVDSLSSSSILPSPSPVVCSHLEDFNYLFQDKMGKLDDVFLEILQKHLGPDGSCPLSVFNYAILSKTNLKLTNRLVSKQNGIKNSKQVGQKASRELFVKKFSCKSPVYHNCRIFASDGRLLCYCDRRKLEWYVRRGLAKLVDDNPLAIMLLFEPKGRPEDEDNDFYVQSKKNICVGCGERNHYLRYRIIPSCYRMHFPEHLKSHRSHDIVLLCVDCHEVAHSAAEKYKKKIAAEFGIPLFVQKVVDSREAQVASQLSTSEVNTVEAGVSPLQLRTAAMALLRHGPRMPSKRCEELRQTVMKYYGGREITEEDLEKALLVGMSPHERKRLERKKGMSLKHSKGAGFPNKEQESNARSMGTSPIDNALKVDGEGGLNTTKGEACGKQENGNDLEITMEVLASDSNNLSSDRSETSEMKDMCVMDTDNCESRSQSEGTLDLFYPKSNGNASPKHNPKLSLLGHGPHGKEVVDHLLKEYGEDGIRQFCQRWRQTFVEAIHPRFLPAGWDVMHSGRRDFGEFSVYNPDKKAFAPANG from the exons ATGGAAAGTAAAGAGAAGATCAAAATCGTAGTCGCAATAGCTTCCTTCGCTGTTCTCTCGATCTTCTTCACCGCACAATACCGAAAACGCCGATACCGAAAATGCACTCAAAGTTCATGCTATTTGCATACTGAACCGAAGCCTCAGTACTCCTTCAAGCTCGTCTTAGCGGATAACTCCTACTCTGCCTTCAAGCACTTGAAGCTTGGCGAATCCAATAGCG AAACTTCATTGCACTCGCATCCGTATGAAGCGGAAATTTCAGCTTTATTAGAGAATGCTGAAATTGAATTCAGCTTTGGTACTGAAAGTATGGATTTGAAAATAAGTGATTCGTATGTTTGGGTTGAGACGGAGTTGCAATTAAAGGAGCTTGCTGATGTGTTGAGTAAACAGAGGGTTTTTGCTGTTGATACAGAACAGCATAGCTTGCGGTCATTTCTAGGGTTTACAGCTCTAATACAG ATTTCTACTCAGAATGAAGATTATTTGGTAGACACAATTGCTCTGCATGATACATTGGATGTTCTTCAACCCGTCTTTGCTAATCCTAGTATTTGCAAG GTGTTCCATGGTGCTGATAATGATGTTTTGTGGCTGCAGAGAGACTTCCATATATATGTTGTTAACTTATTTGATACTGCAAAG GCGTGTGAGGTGTTGTCAAAACCACAAAAATCACTTGCTTACTTACTTGAAACGTATTGTGGAGTAGCAACAAACAAATTGTTACAG CGTGAAGATTGGAGACAACGTCCACTGTCAGTAGAAATGCTAGAATATGCTCAGACTGATGCACACTATCTGTTGTATATTGCAAATTGTTTAATTGCTGAGCTCAGGCAACATGATTCTG AAAATTCATGTTGCCCCGATGACAAATTACGTTTTGTTCTCGAGGCTAGTCGGCGGTCGAACACAGTCTGTTTGCAACTCTACatcaaagaaattgaaatatcaCCAGGAGAGTCTGCTGCATCATCAATAATTTCCCGTCATTTAAATGGCCAAGGAGGTATTTCATCAAAAGCTTGTGACCTCCAG TTTCAGGATCTTGTGAGACGACTATGCACTTGGAGAGATTTAATG GCCCGTGTTCATGATGAGAGCTTGCGATATGTATTGTCAGATCAGGCTATTATTGCTCTTGCAGATAAAGTTCCAACAACTCAAAAAGAAATATGCACCCTCATATCTCAAGCTGATCTAAATGTAGATTCGTTGAGTTCCTCTTCTATCCTCCCATCTCCATCCCCTGTGGTTTGCAGTCATTTGgaagattttaattatttgttccaAGACAAGATGGGCAAACTGGATGATGTTTTTCTTGAGATTCTGCAGAAGCATCTTGGTCCTGATGGGAGTTGCCCATTGTCTGTTTTTAATTATGCTATATTGTCTAAAACCAACTTGAAACTGACAAATAGATTGGTTTCCAAgcaaaatggaattaaaaattcaaagcaAGTTGGTCAGAAGGCTTCTCGAGAGCtgtttgttaaaaaattttccTGCAAATCACCAGTTTATCATAACTGTAGGATTTTTGCAAGTGATGGTCGATTGCTTTGTTATTGTGATCGCAGAAAGCTTGAATG GTATGTTCGTCGAGGCCTTGCAAAACTTGTTGATGACAACCCACTTGCCATAATGCTTCTTTTTGAACCCAAAGGTCGTCCAGAAGATGAAGATAATGACTTCTATGTGcaaagtaagaaaaatatatgtgTTGGCTGTGGTGAAAGGAATCACTATTTACGCTACCGTATAATACCCTCATGTTACAGAATGCATTTTCCTGAGCATTTGAAAAGCCATCGTTCTCATGATATTGTCCTACTTTGTGTGGACTGTCATGAAGTTGCTCATTCTGCTGCCGAAAAGTATAAGAAAAAGATTGCTGCAGAGTTTGGAATTCCTCTGTTTGTTCAAAAAGTAGTTGATTCAAGAGAAGCCCAAGTTGCATCTCAATTATCCACCTCTGAGGTGAACACTGTGGAAGCAGGTGTCTCACCTTTACAGTTGCGAACAGCAGCTATGGCCCTCTTGCGCCATGGTCCAAGAATGCCATCTAAGCGCTGTGAAGAACTCAGGCAG ACTGTTATGAAATATTATGGAGGAAGGGAAATAACAGAGGAAGATTTGGAAAAAGCTTTACTAGTTGGCATGAGTCCTCATGAGAGAAAAAGACTTGAGAGGAAGAAAGGGATGTCTCTTAAACATTCTAAAGGGGCTggttttccaaataaggagcaGGAAAGTAATGCCAGAAGCATGGGCACATCTCCCATTGATAATGCATTAAAAGTTGATGGTGAAGGTGGTTTAAACACAACTAAAGGGGAAGCATGTGGTaaacaagaaaatggaaatGACTTGGAGATTACTATGGAAGTCTTGGCTAGTGATAGCAACAATTTAAGCTCTGATAGAAGTGAAACGTCCGAGATGAAAGATATGTGTGTGATGGATACTGATAATTGTGAAAGTAGAAGTCAGTCAGAGGGAACATTAGACTTATTTTATCCTAAATCTAATGGAAATGCCTCACCTAAACATAACCCGAAGTTATCACTATTAGGACATGGACCACATGGGAAAGAAGTTGTGGATCATCTACTAAAGGAATATGGGGAGGATGGGATTCGTCAATTTTGCCAGAGGTGGAGACAAACTTTTGTAGAAGCTATTCACCCTCGTTTCCTACCTGCTGGCTGGGATGTAATGCACAG CGGAAGAAGGGACTTTGGTGAGTTCAGCGTATATAATCCAGACAAGAAAGCTTTTGCTCCTGCTAATGGTTAG
- the LOC100261955 gene encoding protein RRP6-like 3 isoform X2 gives MESKEKIKIVVAIASFAVLSIFFTAQYRKRRYRKCTQSSCYLHTEPKPQYSFKLVLADNSYSAFKHLKLGESNSETSLHSHPYEAEISALLENAEIEFSFGTESMDLKISDSYVWVETELQLKELADVLSKQRVFAVDTEQHSLRSFLGFTALIQISTQNEDYLVDTIALHDTLDVLQPVFANPSICKVFHGADNDVLWLQRDFHIYVVNLFDTAKACEVLSKPQKSLAYLLETYCGVATNKLLQREDWRQRPLSVEMLEYAQTDAHYLLYIANCLIAELRQHDSENSCCPDDKLRFVLEASRRSNTVCLQLYIKEIEISPGESAASSIISRHLNGQGGISSKACDLQFQDLVRRLCTWRDLMARVHDESLRYVLSDQAIIALADKVPTTQKEICTLISQADLNVDSLSSSSILPSPSPVVCSHLEDFNYLFQDKMGKLDDVFLEILQKHLGPDGSCPLSVFNYAILSKTNLKLTNRLVSKQNGIKNSKQVGQKASRELFVKKFSCKSPVYHNCRIFASDGRLLCYCDRRKLEWYVRRGLAKLVDDNPLAIMLLFEPKGRPEDEDNDFYVQSKKNICVGCGERNHYLRYRIIPSCYRMHFPEHLKSHRSHDIVLLCVDCHEVAHSAAEKYKKKIAAEFGIPLFVQKVVDSREAQVASQLSTSEVNTVEAGVSPLQLRTAAMALLRHGPRMPSKRCEELRQTVMKYYGGREITEEDLEKALLVGMSPHERKRLERKKGMSLKHSKGAGFPNKEQESNARSMGTSPIDNALKVDGEGGLNTTKGEACGKQENGNDLEITMEVLASDSNNLSSDRSETSEMKDMCVMDTDNCESRSQSEGTLDLFYPKSNGNASPKHNPKLSLLGHGPHGKEVVDHLLKEYGEDGIRQFCQRWRQTFVEAIHPRFLPAGWDVMHRI, from the exons ATGGAAAGTAAAGAGAAGATCAAAATCGTAGTCGCAATAGCTTCCTTCGCTGTTCTCTCGATCTTCTTCACCGCACAATACCGAAAACGCCGATACCGAAAATGCACTCAAAGTTCATGCTATTTGCATACTGAACCGAAGCCTCAGTACTCCTTCAAGCTCGTCTTAGCGGATAACTCCTACTCTGCCTTCAAGCACTTGAAGCTTGGCGAATCCAATAGCG AAACTTCATTGCACTCGCATCCGTATGAAGCGGAAATTTCAGCTTTATTAGAGAATGCTGAAATTGAATTCAGCTTTGGTACTGAAAGTATGGATTTGAAAATAAGTGATTCGTATGTTTGGGTTGAGACGGAGTTGCAATTAAAGGAGCTTGCTGATGTGTTGAGTAAACAGAGGGTTTTTGCTGTTGATACAGAACAGCATAGCTTGCGGTCATTTCTAGGGTTTACAGCTCTAATACAG ATTTCTACTCAGAATGAAGATTATTTGGTAGACACAATTGCTCTGCATGATACATTGGATGTTCTTCAACCCGTCTTTGCTAATCCTAGTATTTGCAAG GTGTTCCATGGTGCTGATAATGATGTTTTGTGGCTGCAGAGAGACTTCCATATATATGTTGTTAACTTATTTGATACTGCAAAG GCGTGTGAGGTGTTGTCAAAACCACAAAAATCACTTGCTTACTTACTTGAAACGTATTGTGGAGTAGCAACAAACAAATTGTTACAG CGTGAAGATTGGAGACAACGTCCACTGTCAGTAGAAATGCTAGAATATGCTCAGACTGATGCACACTATCTGTTGTATATTGCAAATTGTTTAATTGCTGAGCTCAGGCAACATGATTCTG AAAATTCATGTTGCCCCGATGACAAATTACGTTTTGTTCTCGAGGCTAGTCGGCGGTCGAACACAGTCTGTTTGCAACTCTACatcaaagaaattgaaatatcaCCAGGAGAGTCTGCTGCATCATCAATAATTTCCCGTCATTTAAATGGCCAAGGAGGTATTTCATCAAAAGCTTGTGACCTCCAG TTTCAGGATCTTGTGAGACGACTATGCACTTGGAGAGATTTAATG GCCCGTGTTCATGATGAGAGCTTGCGATATGTATTGTCAGATCAGGCTATTATTGCTCTTGCAGATAAAGTTCCAACAACTCAAAAAGAAATATGCACCCTCATATCTCAAGCTGATCTAAATGTAGATTCGTTGAGTTCCTCTTCTATCCTCCCATCTCCATCCCCTGTGGTTTGCAGTCATTTGgaagattttaattatttgttccaAGACAAGATGGGCAAACTGGATGATGTTTTTCTTGAGATTCTGCAGAAGCATCTTGGTCCTGATGGGAGTTGCCCATTGTCTGTTTTTAATTATGCTATATTGTCTAAAACCAACTTGAAACTGACAAATAGATTGGTTTCCAAgcaaaatggaattaaaaattcaaagcaAGTTGGTCAGAAGGCTTCTCGAGAGCtgtttgttaaaaaattttccTGCAAATCACCAGTTTATCATAACTGTAGGATTTTTGCAAGTGATGGTCGATTGCTTTGTTATTGTGATCGCAGAAAGCTTGAATG GTATGTTCGTCGAGGCCTTGCAAAACTTGTTGATGACAACCCACTTGCCATAATGCTTCTTTTTGAACCCAAAGGTCGTCCAGAAGATGAAGATAATGACTTCTATGTGcaaagtaagaaaaatatatgtgTTGGCTGTGGTGAAAGGAATCACTATTTACGCTACCGTATAATACCCTCATGTTACAGAATGCATTTTCCTGAGCATTTGAAAAGCCATCGTTCTCATGATATTGTCCTACTTTGTGTGGACTGTCATGAAGTTGCTCATTCTGCTGCCGAAAAGTATAAGAAAAAGATTGCTGCAGAGTTTGGAATTCCTCTGTTTGTTCAAAAAGTAGTTGATTCAAGAGAAGCCCAAGTTGCATCTCAATTATCCACCTCTGAGGTGAACACTGTGGAAGCAGGTGTCTCACCTTTACAGTTGCGAACAGCAGCTATGGCCCTCTTGCGCCATGGTCCAAGAATGCCATCTAAGCGCTGTGAAGAACTCAGGCAG ACTGTTATGAAATATTATGGAGGAAGGGAAATAACAGAGGAAGATTTGGAAAAAGCTTTACTAGTTGGCATGAGTCCTCATGAGAGAAAAAGACTTGAGAGGAAGAAAGGGATGTCTCTTAAACATTCTAAAGGGGCTggttttccaaataaggagcaGGAAAGTAATGCCAGAAGCATGGGCACATCTCCCATTGATAATGCATTAAAAGTTGATGGTGAAGGTGGTTTAAACACAACTAAAGGGGAAGCATGTGGTaaacaagaaaatggaaatGACTTGGAGATTACTATGGAAGTCTTGGCTAGTGATAGCAACAATTTAAGCTCTGATAGAAGTGAAACGTCCGAGATGAAAGATATGTGTGTGATGGATACTGATAATTGTGAAAGTAGAAGTCAGTCAGAGGGAACATTAGACTTATTTTATCCTAAATCTAATGGAAATGCCTCACCTAAACATAACCCGAAGTTATCACTATTAGGACATGGACCACATGGGAAAGAAGTTGTGGATCATCTACTAAAGGAATATGGGGAGGATGGGATTCGTCAATTTTGCCAGAGGTGGAGACAAACTTTTGTAGAAGCTATTCACCCTCGTTTCCTACCTGCTGGCTGGGATGTAATGCACAG GATTTGA
- the LOC100241395 gene encoding uncharacterized protein LOC100241395, with protein sequence MASLFSKPTLQAGRDEVYVATMPLRATKGPPQLLMSAAYSLNLWDLQHFMVIIKPSSPTLSQAFVYDFQPKDPENVYVALAALSGRAVQGAVLERKLTKLPRSKWWLIGCSREDGVEAAHRFNKAWHTDLKIGYHDCRDYTNGLVEYLTGEKQVLKRLRSSISR encoded by the exons ATGGCCTCTCTATTCTCAAAACCAACACTACAAGCAGGTAGAGATGAAGTATATGTAGCAACAATGCCTCTAAGAGCCACAAAGGGACCTCCACAGCTGCTTATGTCGGCCGCTTACTCTCTCAATCTCTGGGACTTGCAGCACTTCATGGTCATCATCAAACCCTCTTCACCCACTCTTTCTCAG GCCTTTGTTTATGATTTTCAACCTAAAGATCCTGAAAATGTGTATGTAGCACTTGCAGCTCTGTCTGGTAGGGCAGTACAAG GTGCTGTTCTTGAGAGGAAGCTCACAAAGCTTCCAAGAAGCAAGTGGTGGTTGATTGGATGTTCCAGAGAGGATGGTGTAGAAGCAGCACATAGGTTCAACAAAGCCTGGCACACAGATTTGAAGATTGGATATCATGACTGTAGGGATTACACCAATG GATTAGTGGAGTACCTGACTGGTGAGAAACAAGTGTTGAAGCGCCTGAGAAGCAGCATCAGTAGGTAG
- the LOC100251665 gene encoding NEDD8-activating enzyme E1 regulatory subunit AXR1 isoform X2, whose translation MVDESSIGQSKAKCVCASLQELNDAVKAKFIEEYPEALIETNPSFFSQFTLVIATQLVEDSMIKLDRICREANVMLIFARSYGLTGFVRISLKEHAVIESKPDHFLDDLRLNNPWPELRGFAETIDLNVSDPVVHKHTPYVVILVKMAEQWTKSHDGKLPSTREEKKEFKDLLKSKMIAMDEDNYKEAIEASFKVFAPRGISSNLQQIIDDSRADVDSSSSNFWVMVASLKEFIANEGGGEAPLEGSIPDMTSSTEHYVNLQKIYQAKAEADFLVIEQRVRNILKKIGRDPDSISKANIKSFSKNARKLTVCRYRLLEEEFNSPIQPELQKYLTDEDYSVAVGFYILLRAVDRFAANYNSFPGQFDGGMDEDISRLKTTAVSLLSDLGCNGSTLTEDLINEMCRFGAAELHAVAAFIGGIASQEVIKLITKQFVPMSGTFIFNGIDHKSQLLSL comes from the exons ATGG TGGATGAATCAAGCATTGGGCAATCAAAGGCAAAATGTGTCTGTGCATCTCTTCAAGAGCTAAATGATGCTGTTAAGGCCAAGTTTATAGAAGAGTATCCAGAGGCATTAATTGAGACAAACCCATCATTCTTTTCTCAGTTTACCTTGGTAATAGCCACTCAG CTAGTGGAAGATTCAATGATAAAACTTGATAGAATCTGCAGGGAGGCAAATGTTATGTTGATATTTGCACGCTCCTATGGCCTTACTGGTTTTGTTCGCATCAGTTTGAAG GAACATGCTGTGATCGAGTCAAAGCCTGATCATTTCTTAGATGATCTCCGGTTAAATAACCCATGGCCTGAGCTCAGAGG GTTTGCAGAGACCATCGATTTAAATGTGTCAGATCCTGTTGTCCATAAGCACACACCATATGTTGTTATTCTTGTCAAGATGGCTGAGCAGTGGACCAAAAGTCATGATGGCAAGCTTCCTTCAACCagggaagagaaaaaggaattcaAG GACCTTCTCAAATCCAAGATGATTGCAATGGATGAAGATAACTATAAAGAAGCTATTGaggcctcattcaaagtttttgCCCCTCGTGGAATTA GTTCAAATCTGCAACAGATAATCGATGATAGCCGTGCTGATGTTGATTCTAGCTCTTCAAATTTTTGGGTGATGGTGGCATCTTTAAAG GAATTCATTGCGAATGAAGGTGGCGGGGAGGCACCCCTTGAAGGATCAATACCAGATATGACATCTTCAACCGA GCATTATGTAAACTTGCAGAAAATCTACCAAGCTAAGGCTGAGGCTGATTTTCTTGTTATTGAGCAACGGGTTAGAAATATACTGAAGAAAATTGGGAGAGATCCAGATAGCATCTCAAAGGCAAACATAAAGAGCTTCAgtaaaaatgcaagaaaactAACG gTATGCCGGTATCGGCTCCTTGAGGAAGAGTTCAATTCTCCAATCCAACCAGAGTTGCAAAAGTATTTGACAGATGAGGATTACAG TGTTGCTGTGGGGTTTTATATTCTGCTTCGAGCTGTCGACAGGTTTGCTGCTAACTATAACAGTTTCCCTGGGCAATTTGATGG TGGGATGGATGAGGACATATCGAGATTGAAGACTACAGCTGTTAGTCTACTTAGTGATTTAGGTTGCAATGGCTCCACCTTGACAGAGGACCTTATCAATGAAATGTGCAGATTTGGTGCTGCAGAGCTCCATGCAGTTGCTGCCTTCATCGGGGGAATTGCATCTCAGGAAGTGATCAAG CTCATTACAAAACAATTTGTCCCCATGTCTGGGACTTTTATCTTCAATGGCATCGATCACAAGTCTCAGTTGTTGTCACTATAA
- the LOC100251665 gene encoding NEDD8-activating enzyme E1 regulatory subunit AXR1 isoform X1, with protein sequence MAEPKTKYDRQLRIWGEQGQEALEKASICLLNCGPTGSETLKNLVLGGIGSITVIDGSKVELGDLGNNFMVDESSIGQSKAKCVCASLQELNDAVKAKFIEEYPEALIETNPSFFSQFTLVIATQLVEDSMIKLDRICREANVMLIFARSYGLTGFVRISLKEHAVIESKPDHFLDDLRLNNPWPELRGFAETIDLNVSDPVVHKHTPYVVILVKMAEQWTKSHDGKLPSTREEKKEFKDLLKSKMIAMDEDNYKEAIEASFKVFAPRGISSNLQQIIDDSRADVDSSSSNFWVMVASLKEFIANEGGGEAPLEGSIPDMTSSTEHYVNLQKIYQAKAEADFLVIEQRVRNILKKIGRDPDSISKANIKSFSKNARKLTVCRYRLLEEEFNSPIQPELQKYLTDEDYSVAVGFYILLRAVDRFAANYNSFPGQFDGGMDEDISRLKTTAVSLLSDLGCNGSTLTEDLINEMCRFGAAELHAVAAFIGGIASQEVIKLITKQFVPMSGTFIFNGIDHKSQLLSL encoded by the exons ATGGCGGAACCCAAAACGAAATATGATCGTCAGCTCAG AATATGGGGTGAGCAAGGACAAGAAGCCCTCGAGAAAGCCTCTATATGTTTACTTAATTGTGGTCCTACCGGTTCTGAAACATTGAAAAATCTTGTTCTTGGTGGGATTGGAAGTATCACAGTAATTGATGGATCTAAAGTTGAACTTGGCGACCTTGGAAACAACTTTATGG TGGATGAATCAAGCATTGGGCAATCAAAGGCAAAATGTGTCTGTGCATCTCTTCAAGAGCTAAATGATGCTGTTAAGGCCAAGTTTATAGAAGAGTATCCAGAGGCATTAATTGAGACAAACCCATCATTCTTTTCTCAGTTTACCTTGGTAATAGCCACTCAG CTAGTGGAAGATTCAATGATAAAACTTGATAGAATCTGCAGGGAGGCAAATGTTATGTTGATATTTGCACGCTCCTATGGCCTTACTGGTTTTGTTCGCATCAGTTTGAAG GAACATGCTGTGATCGAGTCAAAGCCTGATCATTTCTTAGATGATCTCCGGTTAAATAACCCATGGCCTGAGCTCAGAGG GTTTGCAGAGACCATCGATTTAAATGTGTCAGATCCTGTTGTCCATAAGCACACACCATATGTTGTTATTCTTGTCAAGATGGCTGAGCAGTGGACCAAAAGTCATGATGGCAAGCTTCCTTCAACCagggaagagaaaaaggaattcaAG GACCTTCTCAAATCCAAGATGATTGCAATGGATGAAGATAACTATAAAGAAGCTATTGaggcctcattcaaagtttttgCCCCTCGTGGAATTA GTTCAAATCTGCAACAGATAATCGATGATAGCCGTGCTGATGTTGATTCTAGCTCTTCAAATTTTTGGGTGATGGTGGCATCTTTAAAG GAATTCATTGCGAATGAAGGTGGCGGGGAGGCACCCCTTGAAGGATCAATACCAGATATGACATCTTCAACCGA GCATTATGTAAACTTGCAGAAAATCTACCAAGCTAAGGCTGAGGCTGATTTTCTTGTTATTGAGCAACGGGTTAGAAATATACTGAAGAAAATTGGGAGAGATCCAGATAGCATCTCAAAGGCAAACATAAAGAGCTTCAgtaaaaatgcaagaaaactAACG gTATGCCGGTATCGGCTCCTTGAGGAAGAGTTCAATTCTCCAATCCAACCAGAGTTGCAAAAGTATTTGACAGATGAGGATTACAG TGTTGCTGTGGGGTTTTATATTCTGCTTCGAGCTGTCGACAGGTTTGCTGCTAACTATAACAGTTTCCCTGGGCAATTTGATGG TGGGATGGATGAGGACATATCGAGATTGAAGACTACAGCTGTTAGTCTACTTAGTGATTTAGGTTGCAATGGCTCCACCTTGACAGAGGACCTTATCAATGAAATGTGCAGATTTGGTGCTGCAGAGCTCCATGCAGTTGCTGCCTTCATCGGGGGAATTGCATCTCAGGAAGTGATCAAG CTCATTACAAAACAATTTGTCCCCATGTCTGGGACTTTTATCTTCAATGGCATCGATCACAAGTCTCAGTTGTTGTCACTATAA